The DNA region AAGCTGCGACCAGACGCCGACCAGGCCGCCGGGCGAATACATCACGAAGCCGACGAAGATCAGCCCGAACCACAACAGCCAGTTCGGCGTCCAGATCGAGAACAGCTCGCGGAACAGGATGAAGAACAGCGCGCCGAGCGCCGGTCCCAGCAAATTGCGCATGCCGCCGATCACGACGATGGCAAGCAGCTCGCCGGAGAACGGCACCGAGACCGCCTCCGCCGACACCAGATAGTTCTGGAAGCCGACCAGGGCGCCCGCGAGCCCGGTGACCACCGCCGAGATCACGAACACCGCGAGCTTGTAGCGCTCGACCGGAAAGCCCTGGAAGCGCGCCCGCATCGCGTTCTCGCGGATCGCGACCAGCACATGGCCGAACGGCGAGCGCACCAGGCGGATCAGGAGATAGAGCACGCCGAGCGCGATCAGCGCGACGACGACGTAGTAGGTCAGCGCGTCGTCGAGATTGAGCGGGCCGAGCCGGCCGCGCTTCAATCCGCCGAGCCCGTCCTCGCCGCCGGTCAGGGCGCTCCAGCGGAATGCGGTGGTGTAGGTCAGTGCCGCCAGTGCCAGGGTCAGCAGCGAGAAATAGACGCCGCGCCGGCGCAGGATGATGACGCCGATCAGGCTCGCCGCCACCGCGACCACGGCCGTCGCCAGCAGCAGCGGCAGCCAGATCTCGCCGGGGAAGTAATGCAGCTGGATCAGCGCGGCGGCGTAGGCGCCGATGCCGAACCAGGTGCCGTGGCCGAACGAGACCAGGCCGGTGTAGCCGATACAGAGGTTGAGGCCCATCGCCGCGACCGCGAGCGCCACCACCATGGTGCCGCTGTTCAGCGACAGCCCGAGCGCACGCAGCACGAACGGCAGCGCGATCACCCCCAGCACGGCCAGCAGGAGCGGGCGATATTTCTCGGCTGCGGTGACCGTCATTCGAACTTCTCGATGCGCTCGCCGAGCAGGCCGCGCGGCCGCAGCATCAGCACCAGAAACATCAGGATGTAGATCGAGGCCTCGCCCGCGGCCGGCGCGAAATGGATGGTGATGCCCCTGGTGACGCCGACCAGCAATGCCGCGAGCACGACGCCCCAGAAGCTGCCGAGGCCGCCGATGACGACGACGACGAAGGCGACCGTGATGATCTCGGCGCCCATCGCCGGATGCACGATGCTGATCGGCGCGAAGAACGCGCCGCCGAGCGCGGCCATGCCGACACCGAGCATCACGATCCCCGTCATGTAGGGCTGCAGGCGGATGCCGAGCGCCGCCACCATGTCCGGCCGCTGGATGCCGGCGCGCACCACGCGGCCGAACGAGGTCTTGTGCAGCAGCAGCCAGACGCCGAGCAGCACGGCCGCGACGACGCCGAGGATCAGCAGGCGATAGCGCGAGAACAGGAAGTCGCCGACGATGATCGAGCCGCGGAACGCGGGCGGGATCGACGCCGACAACGGTGCCGCGCCCCAGATCATGCGGATCGCCTGCTCGGCAACCATGGCGAGGCCGAAGGTGACGAGCAGGCTCAGGATCGGGTCCTGAGCGTAGAAGCGGCGCAGGATGAAGCGCTCGAACAGGATGCCGAGCAGCGCGACCGCGACCGGCGACAGCACGATCGCCGCACCGAAGCCGAGCGCGCGGGTGATCTCGACCGAGACATAGGCGCCGAGCGCATAAAACGCACCATGCGCGAGATTGACGATGCCGCCGACGCTGAAGATCAGCGACAGCCCAAGCGCGATCAAGAGGTAGTAACCTCCGAGCACGAGGCCGTTGACCACCTGTTCCAGCAAGAACTCGAATTGCATCATCGATCCCAAGCCGCAGGTTCAGGTCAAGGTCGCGCGGCTGCTCACATCGCGCAGGGATTCTGTTCCTTGGTCAGCGCGATCGATTCCAGCGACTCGTTCGGTTCGGGGATCGCCGCGCCGAGTTCGAGCGTGTCCCATTGATCCTTTGCCTTGCCCTTCGGCTTGACCGTGAACGGATAGGCTTCCTGCATCAGTTGGTGATCCCAGGAGCGGAAGTAGGCCTTGCGGGCCTTCAGGATGTCGAACTCGGTCTGCTTCTCGAAATAGCCGATCAGCTTCTCGGTCTCGGTCGATTTGGCCTCGGTCATCGCCTGCGCCATCATCTTCAGCGAGACATATTCGATCCAGGCGTGGTTCTCCGGCGGCTTGCCGTACTTCTTGATGAAGTTGGCGACGAACGTCTTCGACGCCGGCACGTCCGAGGTGTGATACCAGACCGTCGGCCAGGTGCCGCTGAGATTGCCGTCGCCGGCGGCCCAGGCATCGGCGGTGTTGAGGTTGAAGCCGACGATCGGATAGGGCAGGCCGAATTCGGCGTACTGCTTAATCAGATTGGTGACCTGGTTGCCGGCGAGGTTGGAGCAGACGATGTCCGGCTTCGATTGGCGGATCTTGAGGAGATACGGGCTGAAGTCGGTGACGTCGGTGGCGACCAGTTCGTCGCCGATCAGTCTGCCGCCATTGCCGTCGAAGAACGCCTTGGCCGCGCGCGCCAGATCATGACCGAAGATGTAGTCGGCGGTCAGGGTGTAGAATTTCTTGTCCTTCATCATGTTGTCGCGCACCAGCGCCTTGCCGACCGCGTTCACCATCACGGTCGAGGGGATGTCGACGTGGAAGGTGTAGCGGTTGCAGTTCTTGCCGCGCAGCGCGTCGGAGCGCGCCCCGATCTGCATGAACAGCCGCTTGTTGCGGTCGGCGACCTGCATGATGGTCAGCGCCGAGGCCGAGTTGATCTCGCCCATCAGCACCGCGACGTTGTCCTGGTCCAGCATGCGCTGCGCCTTGGTCGCGGCGGTGGCGGGATTGACCGAGTCCTCCGAGAGCACGTCGAGCGGCCGGCCCATCACGCCGCCGGCGGCGTTGATCTCCTCGGCCGCCATGCGGATGCCGAGCTGCGCATAGGCGCCGAGCGCGCCGAGGAATCCGGTCAGCGGCGTCAGATGGCCGATCCTGATCTTGTCGGCCTCGGCGCGAACGATCGACGGAAAGCCGAGCGCCGATGCGCCGGCGAGCGCGGTGCCGTGTTGCAGGAATTTGCGTCGGCTGAAGCGGATCATGGTCTCCTCCCGGGCGCGCCTGTCTCTCGTCGCTTATGCGACATTGTGAGAGATGCTTTTTTATTATTGGAGGATATTTCCGGACGCGATGAGCACTGTCAACGCTTAAAGCGCCGTCGCGTCTTTGGTCTTATGCCGGCCTGACGACGCCCTTGGCGCCGAACTCGAGCGACAGGCGGTTGGCGGTGGCGCGCACCGCCTTGGCGTGGGTTTGCAGCGCCTGGTTGGTGAGCCGCCAGATCGGGCCGGAAATGCCGAGCGCACCGATGGTCTGCCCGGTGAAATCCATCACCGGCACGGCGATGCAGCGCACCTCCGCATTGTACTCGCCGTCGTCGAAGGCAATTCCCGAGCGCCTGACCTCGGCGATCTCGCGCAGCAGGACAGTACCTTCGGTGATCGACTTCTCGGTCGAGGGTTTCAATTCGACGCGATCGAGATAACGCGTCAGCTGGTCAGGGCGGAGCGAGGCCAGGATGATCTTGCCGAGCGCCGTGGAATGCGCCGGCCGTACCACGCCGACGCGGTCGGTGAGCTGGAATGCGCCGGGGGCTGCGGTGCGGGCGATCACCACCACGGTATCGCCCATGCGCACCGCGAAATGGCCGGTCTCGCCGGTCTCGCGCGACAGATCTTCGAGAATGGGCGTCGCCACGTTGACCATCTCGATCTCGTCGAGCGCGCTGGCGGCGAGCGCGAACAGCGGCCGGCCGATCCGGTAGCGCTTGGAATCCTTCTCCTGACGGAGGTAGCCGAGCGAGACCAGCGTCTTGGCGAGGTGGAAGGTGGTGGAATTATGCAAGCCGACCAGCTTGCTGAGGTCGGCAAGCCCGATGCCGTCGCGATGCCGGGCAACCTCTTCCATGATCGAGAAGGCGCGGCCGAGCGACTGCACGCCGCCGCGCGCGCGGTCCTCCGCCTCTTCGTCGATATCGCGATGCGGCGACTGCACGAGTTTTGCGATCGCGGCCTTGCGCAGGCTGGCGGGCTTCGCGGCTGTGTTGTCCTTGCTGCGTGCTTTCACGGGGCCCCTTGGGTCTGAACGGCGCGCGGCCGGGTTTCGCAGCGTATATCACAATAGCAATTGACGTACAGTATTATGAGACATACGGTCGGCCCCCGCCAAGCCGGATCAACCGGCAGCGCGATCGTGGGCCGCGGAAAAAAGGCGCCCATGAGCCGCGGAGACATAAAGCTTCGTTGAGCCTTCGAGGGAGAGTGCAGTCGATGTCGCGCAACATGCTCAACGGGGCCCAGGTGATCGTCGACTACCTGATCCAGGAGAAGGTGCCGCAGGTGTTCGGCCTCTGCGGCCACGGCAACATCCAGTTCATCGACGCGCTCTACGAGCGCTCGGCCGACATCAAGACCATCTCGGTGCATCACGAGAGCGTCGCCGGCTTCATGGCCGACGTGTACTACCGCGTCTCGGGGCGGCCGACCGCGACCTTCACCTCCTGTGGGCCGGGCTCGGCCAATCTGCCGATTTCGCTCGCCAATGCGTTCCTCGATTCCGTGCCGTTCATGGCGGTGACCGGCAACGTGCCGACCAGCCAGTTCAACCGCGGCGCGTTCCAGGAGATGTATCGGCACTACCAGGCCGACTTCCCTTCCACCGTACGCACGATGTGCAAGAAGGTGTTCCAGCCGACCCGCGGCGAAATGGTGCCGCTCGCGGTGCGGCAGGCGTGGAAGACGATGACGTCGGGCCGGCCGGGGCCCGTGGTGCTCGACGTGCCCTTCGATGTGTTCATGGAGTCGGCGGCCGAGGAGGCGCCGAACGCGCAAAGCTGGAACGCCAACATCTCGAGCCGCTGCGGCGCCGATCCGGAAGGCGTGGTGAAGGCCGTCGACATGCTGCTCGGCGCCGAGCGGCCGGTGATCCTGATCGGGCAGGGCGTCCGCTATGGCGGCGCGGCCGAGGCGTTGAAGCGGCTCGCCGAGCGGCTGCAGATTCCGGTGGCGGCCTCGGCCAGCGGTCTCGGCGGGCTGGACTGCCACCATCCGCTGGCACTCGGCCTCGTCGCCCGCGCCGGGCACTACCAGGCCAATCACGCCACGCGCCAGGCCGACGTGCTGCTGGCGCTCGGCGTCCGCTTCGACGACCGCACCTCGAGCTCGTGGATTCCCGGCTATTCCTTCACCATCCCGCCGACGCGGCTGATCCATGTCGACATCGATCCCGAGGAGATCGGCCGCAACTATCCGGTCGCGCTCGGCCTGATGGCCGATGTGCGGGTGTTCCTGCAACAGGTCCATGCCGAGCTCGACCGCCGCGCCAGCGTCACGGCGAAGGCCGATGCGCGCGCGAAATGGCTGGCGCAGATCGATACCTATCGCAAGGAATGGGATCGCTTCGTCGCGCCGGGCTTTTCCGACGACACCACGCCGATCAATCCGCAGCGCGCCGCCGCCGAGATCGACAAGGCGCTGCCTGAGGATGCGATCCTGGTGAGCGATATCGGCGTACATCACAACTGGCTGCTCGGTTTCTGCAAGCCGCGGCGGCCGGATTCGCTGATCGGCTCGATGGGATTCGGTCCGATGGGCTTCGGCGTTGCCGGCGTGATGGGCGCGAAATTCGCGGCACCCGACCGTCCCTGCGTCTCGGTGTGCGGCGACGGCGCCTTCTTCATGCACGCCAACGTGCTGGGCACCGCAGTCGAATATAATCTGCCGGTGGTCTGGGTGGTCTGGAACAACTACGCCTATGCCTCGATTCGCGGGTTGCAGCGCGGCTATCTCGGCGGCCGCGAGCTCGCGACCGATTTTCACGATCCGGCGTCGGGCGAGCGCTACAATCCGGATTTCGCCGCGATGGCGCGCGCCTGCGGTGTCGAAGGCGTTCGCGTCGACCGCGCCGCCGACCTCGGCGAGGCCGTGCGCAAGGGCATCGCCGCCAACAAGCCGTATCTGATCGACGTCGACATCGCCGCCGACGTCAATCCGTCCGGTGCCGGCGTGTGGGAATTGCCGGGCCTCGGCCAGAGCAAGCCCGGCATCGGCACGCGTTACCAGCCGGCATGATCGTAACGCGCTGACGCCAGGCTCACTCGGGAGGACACGGATGGCTCCGGACAGCATGATCGGCCGTATTGCAGCAGCGGCGGGTGTGCGGGGCGAACCCGGCACCGGCGACAAGGTCCGGATTGGCCTTCTCGGCGGCCTGATCGGCGGCGTGATCATCTGGATCTACGAGGCCGTCGTCTGGGTCGGCATCCAGCATTTGATGCCGCTCGGCGGCATCCCGCGCAACGCGACCGGGCTGGTGTTCGGCAAGGCGGTGCAGGATTCCCTCGGCGCGATCGCCTATCTGGTCGGCACCGGCATCCACTTCGTGTTCGCGCTGGGCTGGGGCATCGTCTTCGCGCTGGCGTGGCCCTGGTTCCAGCGCCGCGGCTACGAGGCGACGCTGGTCGCGCTGTTGTTCGCAATCCTGCTCTGGATCGTGATGCATGTCGCGATCGCGGTGGTTTCCGACAACCATCCGAACTATCTCGATCCCGCCGTGGTGATCGGCGGCTTCATGTCGCATTTCTTCTATGCGGTGCCGCTCGCGCTCTATGTCAAGCACCGCTTCGCACAGGGTTGAACCGGAACAGGGACGAAAGCCGATGCACAAGGATACCAACGGCGCCTTCATCCGCAACATCGCCGAAGTGCCGTGGCGCGAGTTTCCCAACCATTTCGGCGGCGCGCTGTCGAAGCCGCTGGTGATGCCGGAGACCGCAGGTGCGCGCCATCTCGACTACCGCATCTCGCTCTACCAGCCGATGGCCTATGTCGCGCGGCACAAGCATCAGGTCCAGGAGCAGATCTATCACGTGCTCGAGGGCGAAGGGCTGATGGAGATCGCAGGCGTTGCCCGCGTCGTGCGCAAGCATGACGTGATCTTCCTGCCGCCCGGCATCGAGCATGCGATCTCCAATTCCGGACTGGTCGACCTCGTGTTCCTGGTCATCACCTCGCCGGTGAGCGACGAAGCGCCGCCGGGGTGAACGAGGCCATGGCTGGACGGGGATGGCGTGGAATGTGGGGCCTTTGGCGAGGCCGTGGCGCGCGCCGCAGCTAGATAGCGTGCAGCGAAACACGGCCCAACCCGCGAAAGGCCCTTCCGATGGCACGTTTTCCCGTCCATACGTTCGACACCGCCCCCGACGCCTCAAGGCCGTCCCTGAACGACGTACAGGCGCGGTTCGGCATGATCCCCAATCTCGCCGCCGCGATGGCGACGTCGCCGGTGCTGATCCAGAGCTTCATCGGCATCTTCGACAAGGTTCACGGCGGCAACTTCACCGAGCCGCAGATCCAGACCGTGCTGCTCACCGACGCCGTGGCCAATCGTTGCACCTGGGCGGTCGCGCTGCACACCGCGCTCGGCCTGCAGGCCGGCCTCGATCCGGCGGACGTCGAGGCGATGCGTGCCGGCCGCTCGCCGGCACACAAGCAACTCGGCGCGCTCTCGACATTGGCGCGGACGCTGATCGAGACGCGCGGTCGCCTCGACGACGACGATATCGAGCGTTTTCTGGCCGCCGGCTTCAGCAAGGAGCTGCTGCTCGAGACGATCAACATCGTCGCCGCCTCGACCATCACCAACTTCACCGGCAACGTGACCCATCCGCCGCTCGAGGACATGTTGCAGGCGCATGCCTGGAACGGCTGACGTGCGTCCGGCACGGTTCCAAGCGCTACGCGGCGGTCGCAAGGCCGCCGCGCTTGCTGATCCTCGTCAGGTGAACCTGGCCCGGTAGTCCTGCGGCGTGGTGGCGAGCAGCCGCAGGAAGCTGCGGCGCATGGTCTCCTCCGAGCCGAAGCCGCAACGTTGCGAGATGCGTTTGATGGGCAGCCGCGTCTCCGACAGCAGATGCCGCGCGCCTTCGACCCTCAGGCGTTCGATCGCACGCGCAGGTGTCAGTCCGGTCGATTCCGCATAGTGCCGGCTGAAGCTGCGCTCGCTCATGCCGGCCTGCTTCGCCAGCGTCGGCAGCGAGAGATCGCCGGCCAGATGGGCACTGATCCAGTCATGCAAGGCGCTGAACCTGTCGTCGGTCGCCTGCAAGGAGAGGATCTCGCTGAACTGGGCCTGTCCACCCGGCCGCTTGAGAAACACGACCAGGTAGCGCGCGACGGCGAGCGCCATGGCGCGGCCGAGGTCTTCCTCCACCAGGGCCAGCGCGAGGTCGATGCCGGAGGTGACACCGGCCGAGGTCCAGATCGAACCGTCGCGGACGAAGATCGGATCGCTTTCGACCTTGACGAGCGGAAACCGCCGGGCGAGCTCGGCGCAGAAGCTCCAATGCGTTACCGCGCGCCGCCCGTCGAGCGCGCCTGATGCCGCGAGCAGGAAAGCCCCGGTGCAGACCGACGCGGTGCGCCGCGCCTGCCTGCTGCGCCGACGCACCCAGTCGACCAGTTCGGTGTCTTCGGTTGCGGCGTCGACGCCGTCGCCGCCGGCGATCACCAGCGTATCGAGCTCTGCATCGATGGACGAAAGCGGATGCACCGCAATCCCGACGCCGGCCGACGCCTCGACCGTCGGGCCGTGTCTCGCGACGATGCGAACGACATAGGGCTCGGCGTTGCCGGCCTTCGACATCATCGCGTTGGCGGAGGCGAACACCTGCAGCGGGCCGGTGACATCGAGCAACTGCACGG from Bradyrhizobium genosp. L includes:
- a CDS encoding ABC transporter substrate-binding protein, translating into MIRFSRRKFLQHGTALAGASALGFPSIVRAEADKIRIGHLTPLTGFLGALGAYAQLGIRMAAEEINAAGGVMGRPLDVLSEDSVNPATAATKAQRMLDQDNVAVLMGEINSASALTIMQVADRNKRLFMQIGARSDALRGKNCNRYTFHVDIPSTVMVNAVGKALVRDNMMKDKKFYTLTADYIFGHDLARAAKAFFDGNGGRLIGDELVATDVTDFSPYLLKIRQSKPDIVCSNLAGNQVTNLIKQYAEFGLPYPIVGFNLNTADAWAAGDGNLSGTWPTVWYHTSDVPASKTFVANFIKKYGKPPENHAWIEYVSLKMMAQAMTEAKSTETEKLIGYFEKQTEFDILKARKAYFRSWDHQLMQEAYPFTVKPKGKAKDQWDTLELGAAIPEPNESLESIALTKEQNPCAM
- a CDS encoding IclR family transcriptional regulator; this encodes MKARSKDNTAAKPASLRKAAIAKLVQSPHRDIDEEAEDRARGGVQSLGRAFSIMEEVARHRDGIGLADLSKLVGLHNSTTFHLAKTLVSLGYLRQEKDSKRYRIGRPLFALAASALDEIEMVNVATPILEDLSRETGETGHFAVRMGDTVVVIARTAAPGAFQLTDRVGVVRPAHSTALGKIILASLRPDQLTRYLDRVELKPSTEKSITEGTVLLREIAEVRRSGIAFDDGEYNAEVRCIAVPVMDFTGQTIGALGISGPIWRLTNQALQTHAKAVRATANRLSLEFGAKGVVRPA
- a CDS encoding branched-chain amino acid ABC transporter permease codes for the protein MQFEFLLEQVVNGLVLGGYYLLIALGLSLIFSVGGIVNLAHGAFYALGAYVSVEITRALGFGAAIVLSPVAVALLGILFERFILRRFYAQDPILSLLVTFGLAMVAEQAIRMIWGAAPLSASIPPAFRGSIIVGDFLFSRYRLLILGVVAAVLLGVWLLLHKTSFGRVVRAGIQRPDMVAALGIRLQPYMTGIVMLGVGMAALGGAFFAPISIVHPAMGAEIITVAFVVVVIGGLGSFWGVVLAALLVGVTRGITIHFAPAAGEASIYILMFLVLMLRPRGLLGERIEKFE
- a CDS encoding thiamine pyrophosphate-binding protein gives rise to the protein MSRNMLNGAQVIVDYLIQEKVPQVFGLCGHGNIQFIDALYERSADIKTISVHHESVAGFMADVYYRVSGRPTATFTSCGPGSANLPISLANAFLDSVPFMAVTGNVPTSQFNRGAFQEMYRHYQADFPSTVRTMCKKVFQPTRGEMVPLAVRQAWKTMTSGRPGPVVLDVPFDVFMESAAEEAPNAQSWNANISSRCGADPEGVVKAVDMLLGAERPVILIGQGVRYGGAAEALKRLAERLQIPVAASASGLGGLDCHHPLALGLVARAGHYQANHATRQADVLLALGVRFDDRTSSSWIPGYSFTIPPTRLIHVDIDPEEIGRNYPVALGLMADVRVFLQQVHAELDRRASVTAKADARAKWLAQIDTYRKEWDRFVAPGFSDDTTPINPQRAAAEIDKALPEDAILVSDIGVHHNWLLGFCKPRRPDSLIGSMGFGPMGFGVAGVMGAKFAAPDRPCVSVCGDGAFFMHANVLGTAVEYNLPVVWVVWNNYAYASIRGLQRGYLGGRELATDFHDPASGERYNPDFAAMARACGVEGVRVDRAADLGEAVRKGIAANKPYLIDVDIAADVNPSGAGVWELPGLGQSKPGIGTRYQPA
- a CDS encoding cupin domain-containing protein, whose product is MHKDTNGAFIRNIAEVPWREFPNHFGGALSKPLVMPETAGARHLDYRISLYQPMAYVARHKHQVQEQIYHVLEGEGLMEIAGVARVVRKHDVIFLPPGIEHAISNSGLVDLVFLVITSPVSDEAPPG
- a CDS encoding carboxymuconolactone decarboxylase family protein produces the protein MARFPVHTFDTAPDASRPSLNDVQARFGMIPNLAAAMATSPVLIQSFIGIFDKVHGGNFTEPQIQTVLLTDAVANRCTWAVALHTALGLQAGLDPADVEAMRAGRSPAHKQLGALSTLARTLIETRGRLDDDDIERFLAAGFSKELLLETINIVAASTITNFTGNVTHPPLEDMLQAHAWNG
- a CDS encoding GlxA family transcriptional regulator; its protein translation is MTPKPPRSRPSDSRLVEVVAFPSVQLLDVTGPLQVFASANAMMSKAGNAEPYVVRIVARHGPTVEASAGVGIAVHPLSSIDAELDTLVIAGGDGVDAATEDTELVDWVRRRSRQARRTASVCTGAFLLAASGALDGRRAVTHWSFCAELARRFPLVKVESDPIFVRDGSIWTSAGVTSGIDLALALVEEDLGRAMALAVARYLVVFLKRPGGQAQFSEILSLQATDDRFSALHDWISAHLAGDLSLPTLAKQAGMSERSFSRHYAESTGLTPARAIERLRVEGARHLLSETRLPIKRISQRCGFGSEETMRRSFLRLLATTPQDYRARFT